The following coding sequences lie in one Borreliella spielmanii genomic window:
- a CDS encoding V-type ATP synthase subunit D → MSKIKLTKNDLKKQKDELKMFKRYLPTLQLKKQQLYMEIVRIESSYKIKNLEQQKLKGSISNWISLFSEEFPFESWIQVKTVVKKSVNIAGVAIPIFDSIEYEDIRHDLLFTPYWVDKGIEILKIVIQIDVELKILKKQIDLLLREFRVTSQRVNLFEKVMIPTAKANIKKINIYLGDQQTAAVVRGKIAKSNLIDKKK, encoded by the coding sequence ATGTCTAAAATTAAATTGACCAAAAATGATCTTAAAAAGCAAAAAGATGAACTTAAAATGTTTAAGAGATATTTGCCTACTTTACAGCTTAAGAAACAACAACTTTATATGGAAATTGTTAGAATTGAGAGTTCTTATAAAATTAAAAATCTTGAACAACAAAAGCTTAAAGGCAGTATTTCTAATTGGATTTCTCTTTTTAGCGAAGAATTTCCTTTTGAGAGTTGGATTCAAGTAAAAACAGTGGTCAAAAAGTCTGTAAATATTGCAGGAGTTGCAATTCCTATATTCGATTCTATTGAATATGAAGATATAAGGCATGACTTACTTTTTACCCCTTATTGGGTAGATAAGGGAATTGAAATTCTTAAAATTGTGATTCAAATTGATGTAGAACTTAAAATTTTAAAAAAGCAGATTGATTTGCTTTTAAGAGAGTTTAGAGTAACATCTCAGAGAGTTAATTTATTTGAGAAAGTTATGATACCAACAGCAAAGGCTAATATCAAAAAAATTAATATATATCTTGGAGATCAGCAAACTGCAGCTGTTGTAAGAGGTAAAATTGCTAAGTCTAATTTGATTGATAAAAAAAAATAG
- a CDS encoding V-type ATP synthase subunit I, protein MIVKMKKVLLLTLSKYKKEALEILRDFGAVHINSCNKNSESLKKSIDNRRILMQAFSLLREDGGVKALKSSNGNFLDIAKSIVNLGNEIKEFQDVKRSLLHERDLISVWGNFSLEYINKLKESKIYIQFFKIQKSEYKNLLRDPNINVLLIKNVKNISYFVSVGEFEQKIEIADEFKFNFDLYYINNKLKVVDEILDQKLTQISLFNKYIDILKDEIKNYDQIVEFEQVLADMQTDFDDFSYITGFVPAESQESLKSSVLKAGFAVQFADPEENDIIPTYIKRKGIANLAAPIFNILETIPGYKERDISFIFMLFFFVFFGMIIGDAAYGVIFFLIGILLSLSFVLKGKPLTSVHGLIFYLSVSSILYGSMTGTWFGSPLILEMFPILNLFKVNYLTEKNSVQNIIFICFSIGVLQISLAHAWNFFKQVKEKPHIHSIAQIGWLICILGLYYLVLNLILSQSRFPMYNAVYNTIYLGVALVFVFGKQDGSNFFKCIFKSFGGIIEQFLTTVSGFADIISYIRLFAVGLAGLSISASFNAMSMPLLKSSNIGFVIVGIIVILFGHVLNIMLSLLSVIVHGVRLNMLEFSNHLGQEWSGYAYKPFRKIKK, encoded by the coding sequence ATGATTGTAAAAATGAAAAAAGTTTTACTTTTGACTTTATCGAAATATAAAAAAGAAGCTTTAGAGATTTTAAGAGATTTTGGAGCAGTTCATATTAATTCTTGCAATAAAAATTCAGAATCTTTAAAAAAAAGCATTGATAATCGGAGAATTTTAATGCAAGCTTTTTCACTCCTTAGAGAAGATGGGGGCGTTAAGGCTTTAAAATCTTCTAATGGAAATTTTTTAGATATTGCAAAAAGCATAGTCAATTTAGGTAATGAGATTAAAGAATTTCAAGATGTTAAACGATCTTTATTGCATGAAAGGGATTTGATTTCCGTTTGGGGAAATTTTTCTTTAGAGTATATCAACAAATTGAAAGAATCTAAAATTTATATTCAATTTTTTAAAATTCAAAAAAGTGAATATAAAAATTTATTAAGAGATCCTAATATTAATGTGCTTTTGATTAAAAATGTGAAGAACATTTCTTATTTTGTAAGTGTTGGTGAGTTTGAGCAAAAAATTGAAATTGCTGATGAGTTTAAGTTTAATTTTGATCTTTATTATATTAATAATAAATTAAAGGTTGTTGATGAGATTTTAGATCAAAAATTGACTCAAATTTCTCTTTTTAATAAATATATTGATATTTTAAAAGACGAGATAAAAAATTATGATCAAATTGTAGAGTTTGAGCAAGTTTTAGCTGATATGCAAACCGATTTCGATGATTTTTCGTATATTACAGGTTTTGTTCCAGCTGAAAGTCAAGAATCTCTTAAAAGCTCGGTTTTAAAAGCAGGTTTTGCAGTTCAATTTGCAGATCCTGAAGAAAATGATATTATTCCAACTTATATAAAAAGAAAAGGAATTGCCAATTTAGCTGCACCTATTTTTAACATTTTAGAGACAATTCCTGGTTATAAAGAAAGAGATATAAGTTTTATTTTTATGTTATTTTTCTTTGTATTTTTTGGTATGATAATAGGTGATGCGGCTTATGGAGTGATATTTTTTTTGATAGGAATTTTGCTTAGTTTGAGTTTTGTTCTTAAAGGCAAGCCCCTAACTTCAGTTCATGGATTAATATTTTATCTTAGTGTATCATCAATCCTTTATGGTTCTATGACTGGTACTTGGTTTGGAAGTCCTTTAATTCTTGAAATGTTTCCTATTTTAAATTTATTTAAAGTTAATTATTTGACAGAGAAAAATAGTGTGCAAAATATTATCTTTATCTGTTTTTCAATAGGAGTTTTGCAAATTTCATTGGCGCATGCTTGGAATTTTTTCAAACAAGTAAAAGAAAAGCCCCATATTCATTCAATTGCACAGATTGGCTGGCTTATATGTATACTTGGTCTTTATTATCTTGTTTTGAATTTGATACTAAGTCAATCTCGATTTCCCATGTATAATGCTGTTTATAATACAATATATTTGGGTGTTGCACTTGTATTTGTTTTTGGCAAACAAGATGGTTCAAATTTTTTTAAGTGCATATTTAAAAGTTTTGGGGGTATTATAGAGCAATTTTTAACTACTGTGTCGGGGTTTGCAGATATAATATCTTATATTAGACTTTTTGCAGTTGGACTTGCTGGGCTTTCAATCTCAGCAAGCTTTAATGCTATGTCAATGCCTTTGTTAAAATCTTCTAATATTGGTTTTGTAATAGTTGGAATTATTGTTATACTTTTTGGGCATGTTTTAAATATAATGTTATCTTTACTTTCAGTAATTGTTCATGGAGTAAGGCTTAATATGCTTGAGTTTTCAAACCATTTAGGGCAAGAATGGAGTGGATATGCTTATAAGCCTTTTAGAAAAATAAAAAAATAA
- a CDS encoding ATP synthase subunit K (produces ATP from ADP in the presence of a proton gradient across the membrane; the K subunit is a nonenzymatic component which binds the dimeric form by interacting with the G and E subunits), giving the protein MDIGLIGVNSALTISAIGSALGMGAAGSAAIGAWKRCYMQGKPAPFLLIVFVSAPLTQIIYGYILMNTLYEVMMQTNPWLLLGAGLGGGFAIAVSGFAQGKAAAGACDAFSETGKGFATYLLVLGLIESVALFVMVFLMIFKFV; this is encoded by the coding sequence ATGGATATAGGTTTAATAGGGGTTAATTCAGCTTTGACAATCTCAGCAATAGGGTCTGCTCTGGGCATGGGAGCAGCAGGTAGTGCTGCTATTGGAGCATGGAAGAGGTGCTATATGCAAGGAAAGCCAGCACCATTTTTATTGATTGTTTTTGTATCAGCACCATTGACTCAAATAATATATGGATATATTTTAATGAACACGTTATATGAGGTAATGATGCAGACAAATCCGTGGTTATTACTTGGAGCTGGTCTTGGTGGTGGATTTGCGATCGCTGTTTCTGGATTTGCTCAAGGTAAAGCGGCAGCAGGCGCTTGTGATGCTTTTTCTGAGACTGGTAAGGGATTTGCTACATACCTATTAGTTTTGGGTTTAATAGAATCTGTTGCTCTTTTTGTAATGGTATTTTTAATGATATTTAAGTTTGTTTGA